The nucleotide sequence TGTGTCTGGCCCTCAGTCTATTTTTGTAGAGCTCCCTGGTCGAAGTAAAGCCTATTTAGAAGCTGAGGTTCGTCCTCAAGTTTCGGGAATTATTACCGAACGTAGTTTTATCGAAGGTGGGGATGTGGAAAAGGGGCAGTCGTTATATCAAATTGATCCCGCCACTTATAAAGCTGTGGTGATAAGTGCTGAAGCTGATCTTGCCCGTGCAAATGCAAGTCTGGTATCGGCTAAAGCCAAGGCTGCACGTTCTAATGAACTGGTTAAGATTAACGCTATTAGTCAACAAGATTTCGATGATGCTGAGGCGCTATATAAAGAAGCTTTGGCCAGTGTGACGGTAGCGGAAGCTGCAATACACACAGCTAAAATCAATCTAGAATACACGCAAGTGCAAGCCCCTATTTCTGGCCATATTGGTGTGTCTAATGTGACTGCTGGTGCGTTGGTTACGGCTAACCAAACGCAAATTTTAACTAAAATTCAACAGCTAGATCCTATTAACGTGGATATCGCTCAGTCGAGTGTTCAATTGCTTCGGTTAAAAGCTAAATTGAAACAGGGTGAATTAAAAGCGACTAATAATGCTGATGTCAGTTTGGTTTTGGAAGATGGTACTACTTATCCTCAAAAAGGCTTGTTGCAGTTCTCTGAGGTGAGCGTCGATGAGAACACGGGGTCTGTGATATTAAGAGCCGAGTTTCCTAATCCTGACGGTATTTTAATGCCTGGCATGTATGTGCGCGCGCTGCTAAATACAGGCACAGATTCAGAAGCGATTTTAGTTCCTCAGAAGGCCATTACCCGTAATCCTAAAGGTCAAGCTATTGCCATGTTAGTCAATGCCCAGAACAAGGTTGAATCACGTGTAGTGACGACTGCTGAGGTGATTGATAACCAGTGGCGTATCACCAAAGGTTTAGCGGTTGGCGATAAGTTGGTTGTTGAGGGCTTGCAAAAAATTCGTGCTGGATCAACGGTTACTACGGTTCCCGCATCAGCCAATAAGCAGGTAAAACAGCCTGCTAGTCCATCTGATAAATAGGGTAATATTATGGCACGTTTTTTTATTGACCGCCCTATATTCGCATGGGTTATAGCCATTATCATTATGCTCGCTGGGATATTGTCAATTTTCATATTGCCAGTGTCCCAGTATCCAAGCATTGCACCACCAACTGTGGTGATCACAGCGACTTATCCAGGAGCTTCAGCTAAGACCGTTGAAGATTCGGTGACTCAGGTTATCGAAGAGCGCATGACGGGTATCGACAACATGCGCTATTTTTCCTCAACCAGTGACAGTTTCGGTAATGGCATAGTCACACTGACTTTTAATGCTGGAACTGATCCTGATATTGCTCAAGTTCAGGTGCAAAATAAGCTGCAGTTAGCCATGCCATTGCTGCCTCAGGAGGTTCAGGCTCAAGGTGTTAAAGTCAATAAGTCGAGCGCTGGCTTTTTGATGGTGATCGGTTTTGTGTCTCAGGACGGATCATTAAATAAGAATGATATTGCCGATTATGTAGGGACTAACGTTCAAAATCCCATGAGCCGTG is from Shewanella sp. MTB7 and encodes:
- a CDS encoding efflux RND transporter periplasmic adaptor subunit, which translates into the protein MRQIVKIASVISVALWITACGQKANENQGAGAPKSVEVSVMDVVSGPQSIFVELPGRSKAYLEAEVRPQVSGIITERSFIEGGDVEKGQSLYQIDPATYKAVVISAEADLARANASLVSAKAKAARSNELVKINAISQQDFDDAEALYKEALASVTVAEAAIHTAKINLEYTQVQAPISGHIGVSNVTAGALVTANQTQILTKIQQLDPINVDIAQSSVQLLRLKAKLKQGELKATNNADVSLVLEDGTTYPQKGLLQFSEVSVDENTGSVILRAEFPNPDGILMPGMYVRALLNTGTDSEAILVPQKAITRNPKGQAIAMLVNAQNKVESRVVTTAEVIDNQWRITKGLAVGDKLVVEGLQKIRAGSTVTTVPASANKQVKQPASPSDK